In one window of Epinephelus fuscoguttatus linkage group LG20, E.fuscoguttatus.final_Chr_v1 DNA:
- the mlst8 gene encoding target of rapamycin complex subunit lst8 → MNVNQGTVGSDPVILATAGYDHTVRFWQAHSGICTRTVQHQDSQVNSLEVTPDRSMIAAAGYQHIRMYDLNSNNPNPVINYDGVSKNITSVGFHEDGRWMYTGGEDCMARIWDLRSRNLQCQRIFQVNAPINCVCLHPNQAELIVGDQSGVIHIWDLKTDHNEQLIPEPEVSVNSVHIDPDASYMAAVNSSGNCYVWNLAGGIGDEVTQLIPKTKIPAHKRYSLRCKFSPDSTLLATCSADQTCKIWRTSNFSLMTELSIKSNNPGETSRGWMWDCAFSGDSQYIVTASSDNLARLWCVETGEIKREYSGHQKAVVCLAFNDSVLG, encoded by the exons ATGAATGTGAACCAGGGGACGGTGGGCAGCGACCCGGTCATTCTGGCCACGGCTGGATACGACCACACTGTCCGCTTCTGGCAGGCTCACAGTGGGATCTGCACCAGGACTGTGCAGCACCAGGACTCT CAAGTAAATTCACTTGAGGTCACACCTGACAGGAGTATGATCGCAGCTGCAG GTTATCAGCACATCCGCATGTACGATCTGAACTCCAACAACCCCAACCCGGTGATCAACTACGACGGTGTCAGCAAAAACATCACATCCGTGGGCTTCCATGAAGACGGGCGCTGGATgtacacaggaggagaggaCTGCATGGCTCGCATATGGGACCTGAG GTCCAGAAACCTGCAGTGCCAGAGGATATTCCAGGTCAATGCTCCTATCAACTGTGTCTGCCTGCATCCCAACCAG gcAGAGCTGATTGTTGGAGATCAGAGTGGAGTGATTCACATCTGGGACCTGAAGACGGACCACAATGAACAGCTGATTCCTGAGCCAGAAGTCTCGGTCAACTCAGTTCACATCGACCCAGATGCCAGTTATATGGCAGCGGTCAACAGCTCG GGGAACTGTTATGTGTGGAACCTCGCTGGAGGCATCGGTGATGAGGTGACTCAGCTCATCCCCAAGACTAAGATCCCTGCACACAAACGCTACTCCCTCCGCTGCAAGTTCAGCCCCGATTCCAC TCTGTTGGCTACCTGCTCAGCAGACCAGACCTGTAAGATCTGGAGGACGTCCAACTTCTCCCTGATGACAGAGCTGAGCATTAAGAGCAACAATCCCGGAGAGACGTCCAGAGGGTGGATGTGGGACTGTGCTTTCTCTGGAGACTCCCAGTATATTGTGACTG CCTCCTCAGACAACCTGGCCCGGCTGTGGTGCGTGGAGACCGGGGAGATCAAGAGGGAATACAGCGGCCACCAGAAAGCCGTGGTGTGTCTGGCCTTCAATGACAGTGTGCTGggctga
- the meiob gene encoding meiosis-specific with OB domain-containing protein: protein MAAQTYIAISELHPNFSHPKVAGIVIGKSDVRSFPDRKNIGVDRYTFSFTIKDSPDFFINVTAWGNDGYIIGLSNSFSTGDCIIIDNPLVTSKDPEKGDKFCPTTPSLYRLLVTEAHSQVSLCADMDTIDRMLPLIHLPVKDSRDFYSLGDIVANGQKLDGTVINILAAVKSIGELKQFTTSDRRKGQRLEVKLFDDSVSSFPLVCWDREAIQLVQTLIPKETVLFIADAKISFDSFRNGMTATVNSKTIITVNPDTREASLLYSYAKEASESGVLDQDEKPEDVPLESITDMYTVSQLKQKAREDPEAFFGITYSFVSRLDLDSSVSKVIRTRCSRCKFQVTDDMQSCTNELCPGRDQALSASTGFDLLVDFTDHTGTLHACTLRSPVAEKTLGCTTDEFTSLTDDERTALKWKFLLERCKIYVKILPSSRMKSGVRGMVLACSVADPGEVKQHMSALLQRL, encoded by the exons ATGGCTGCTCAGACCTACATCGCCATCTCTGAGCTGCATCCCAACTTCTCTCATCCG AAAGTGGCAGGCATCGTCATTGGGAAATCTGATGTCAGAAGCTTTCCTGACAGAAAAA ATATAGGTGTGGACAGATACACTTTCAGCTTCACCATTAAGGACTCACCTGACTTCTTCATCAATGTGACAGCCTGGGGAAACGATGGGTACATCATTGGGCTCTCCAACAGCTTCAGCACTGGAGACTGTA TCATCATTGACAATCCTTTAGTCACCAGCAAAGACCCAGAGAAAGGGGACAAATTCTGTCCCACAACACCAAG CCTCTATAGGTTGTTGGTGACGGAGGCTCATTCCCaggtgtctctgtgtgctgATATGGATACTATCGACAGGATGCTGCCACTGATCCACCTGCCAGTGAAGGACTCCAGAGATTTCTACTCTCTGGGAGACATTGTGGCCAACGGGCAGAAGTTGGACGGCACAGTGATAAATATACTGGCTGCAGTGAAATCG ATTGGAGAGCTAAAGCAGTTCACCACTTCAGACAGACGCAAAGGGCAGAGGCTGGAAGTGAAGCTCTTTGATGACTCTGTCTCTTCCTTCCCTCTTGTCTG CTGGGACAGAGAAGCCATTCAGCTCGTGCAAACTTTGATACCCAAGGAGACGG TGCTCTTCATAGCTGACGCAAAGATTAGCTTTGACAGCTTTCGCAACGGCATGACAGCAACCGTTAACTCGAAAACCATTATCACTGTCAATCCCG ACACCAGAGAGGCCAGTCTGCTCTACAGCTACGCTAAAGAGGCATCCGAGTCTGGTGTTCTGGATCAAGATGAGAAGCCAGAAGACGTTCCTC TGGAGTCCATCACTGACATGTACACGGTGAGCCAGCTGAAGCAGAAGGCCCGGGAGGACCCTGAGGCTTTCTTTGGCATCACATACAGCTTCGTCTCCAGGCTCGACCTCGACTCCTCTGTTTCAAAAGTCATCAGGACACGGTG CTCCAGGTGTAAGTTTCAGGTGACTGATGACATGCAGAGCTGCACCAATGAGTTGTGTCCAGGGAGGGATCAGGCCCTTTCAGCCTCCACAGgctttgacctgctggtggacTTCACAGACCACACCGGCACCTTGCATGCCTGCACCCTTAGAAGCCCCGTGGCAGAAAAGACACTTGGCTGTACG ACGGACGAGTTCACCAGTCTGACCGATGACGAACGGACTGCACTGAAGTGGAAATTTCTCTTGGAGAGATGCAAAATATACGTGAAG ATACTGCCGTCTTCTAGAATGAAGTCTGGGGTCAGGGGGATGGTCCTGGCCTGCTCGGTGGCTGACCCAGGAGAGGTGAAACAGCACATGTCTGCCTTGCTGCAGCGCCTGtga